The following are encoded together in the bacterium genome:
- a CDS encoding thrombospondin type 3 repeat-containing protein: MAVVLDSRFNGLPVLLTSGRRQPSTANEIRLRLSSARGAHRAFSVTIVAVPATPGARDTDGDGIADDVDNCPSAANADQLDSDGDGVGDVCDACAGTAANSLVLADGCAIDQACPCDGPRADEEWSSPRAYVQCVAQSLRALRLAGHLGKSEIRLRLQDAVRSGCGRRVLAMG; encoded by the coding sequence ATGGCGGTGGTGCTCGATAGCCGATTCAACGGCCTCCCGGTGCTGCTCACGAGCGGCCGCCGGCAACCGTCCACGGCCAACGAGATTCGCCTGCGGCTCAGCTCGGCGCGGGGCGCGCACCGCGCCTTCTCGGTGACGATCGTGGCGGTTCCGGCGACGCCCGGCGCCCGCGACACGGACGGCGACGGCATCGCCGACGACGTCGACAACTGCCCGAGCGCGGCAAACGCCGATCAGCTCGACAGCGACGGCGACGGCGTCGGTGACGTCTGCGACGCCTGCGCCGGCACGGCCGCTAACAGCCTGGTACTGGCCGACGGCTGCGCCATCGATCAGGCCTGCCCCTGCGACGGCCCGCGCGCGGACGAGGAATGGTCGAGCCCGCGCGCCTACGTGCAATGCGTGGCGCAATCGCTCCGGGCGCTTCGCCTCGCCGGCCACCTCGGCAAGAGCGAGATTCGCCTGCGTCTGCAGGACGCCGTGCGCTCCGGCTGCGGCCGGCGCGTGCTGGCGATGGGCTGA